The Natrinema salifodinae genome has a window encoding:
- a CDS encoding tyrosine-type recombinase/integrase, which translates to MSTPSERRANSGGTTVREAVDDYLRYKIKADGSETTMRSPLYRFARHCRNELGVELVGDLEPTHVRRFSEHLYDKVKLEDDPDERLAASTAQTYFAYVRAFLSWCVREQHLETNPANTNTAEDPLPQDDGKRKTQYWSDRDRKQLEHYATKRVDMALEGTIRTDAQTALRDRAIVVMLGGTGARGAELFADPKDDKRPGLRWSDVDFDRQLIEVYGKSREYEEAPFPESVHNVLDRWYGFLEPPTDEWPVFPTGHYGSKKDRLEETVSEEAVSAALEGRGDAGKTEVLDSLHREHEVPPPSISKEGVRRLLKRLTKEANIDPDGDYDYLTLHGARRALGRDLYANGMSEKAQEALRHQSIETTHEAYSDLQMEDVSKSIDEVRE; encoded by the coding sequence ATGTCTACACCCAGCGAGAGACGGGCTAACTCCGGGGGAACGACTGTCCGCGAGGCCGTCGACGACTACCTACGGTACAAGATCAAAGCCGACGGGTCCGAGACGACCATGCGCTCGCCGCTGTACCGATTCGCGAGACACTGCCGGAACGAACTCGGCGTCGAGCTGGTCGGCGACCTCGAGCCGACACACGTCCGCCGGTTCAGCGAACACCTCTACGATAAGGTCAAACTCGAGGACGACCCGGACGAACGACTCGCGGCGTCGACGGCACAGACGTACTTCGCCTACGTGCGGGCGTTCCTGTCGTGGTGTGTCCGCGAACAGCACCTCGAGACGAACCCGGCGAATACGAACACGGCAGAGGACCCACTCCCGCAGGACGACGGGAAGCGGAAAACCCAGTACTGGTCAGACCGCGACCGAAAGCAACTCGAGCACTACGCGACCAAGCGTGTCGACATGGCGCTCGAGGGAACGATCCGAACCGACGCACAGACGGCACTGCGCGACCGGGCGATCGTGGTGATGCTCGGCGGCACCGGCGCACGCGGAGCGGAATTGTTCGCCGACCCGAAAGACGACAAGCGACCGGGCCTGCGCTGGTCGGACGTCGATTTCGACCGGCAGTTGATCGAAGTGTATGGAAAGTCTCGCGAGTACGAAGAGGCACCGTTCCCCGAAAGCGTTCACAACGTGCTCGATCGGTGGTACGGTTTCCTCGAGCCGCCGACCGACGAGTGGCCAGTCTTCCCGACCGGCCACTATGGATCGAAAAAGGACCGACTCGAGGAAACGGTCAGTGAGGAAGCGGTATCTGCGGCACTCGAGGGTAGGGGCGACGCGGGGAAAACCGAGGTTCTCGACTCGCTACACCGTGAACATGAGGTCCCGCCGCCGTCGATCTCCAAAGAGGGCGTTCGCCGGCTGTTGAAACGACTCACGAAAGAGGCGAACATCGACCCCGACGGCGATTACGACTATCTCACGCTCCACGGCGCTCGACGGGCGCTCGGTCGCGACCTGTACGCGAATGGCATGTCCGAAAAGG
- a CDS encoding ParA family protein — translation MAATNDPRAVSVVILKGGVGKSTTSMNLARQLAERGDVLFADLDPNGHATNGLGFEDAYQGDVNLGDVILEGNATPADLIQSTEYGFDLLPSSNTLEDVEKDLAGAMQGSARVKSKIVDPLLGDEYDYIVFDCPAYPGMLNNNALVATGNVMIPIEPGSSAIGGYKRTMERLIEPAREYIDVDVLAVVPNKLSDRIDQQTEDRELLENLNTASYEVNPGQPLQEAVPDFARITADEFDQIDSGEIATPKPGIRHRSALSRSLQHNQPLQDHDPESDQIPYYEELAGIVSNGGVDR, via the coding sequence ATGGCAGCTACGAACGATCCGCGCGCAGTTAGTGTCGTCATTCTCAAGGGCGGCGTCGGAAAGTCCACGACTTCGATGAACCTCGCTCGGCAGCTCGCTGAGCGCGGCGATGTCCTGTTCGCTGACCTGGACCCGAACGGCCACGCAACAAACGGCCTCGGCTTCGAGGACGCCTACCAGGGCGACGTGAATCTCGGCGACGTAATTCTCGAGGGCAATGCGACGCCGGCAGACCTCATTCAGTCAACCGAGTACGGATTCGACTTGCTACCGTCGTCGAACACGCTCGAGGACGTTGAGAAAGACCTTGCTGGGGCAATGCAGGGATCGGCGAGGGTCAAATCGAAGATCGTGGACCCACTTCTCGGCGACGAGTACGACTACATCGTCTTCGACTGTCCGGCGTATCCGGGCATGCTGAACAACAACGCCCTCGTCGCGACGGGCAACGTTATGATCCCGATCGAACCGGGCTCGAGCGCGATCGGCGGCTACAAGCGCACGATGGAACGACTCATCGAACCCGCACGTGAGTACATCGACGTCGACGTACTCGCGGTCGTCCCGAACAAACTCTCTGACCGGATCGACCAGCAGACCGAAGATCGCGAACTTCTCGAGAATCTCAATACGGCCAGCTACGAGGTCAACCCTGGACAACCGCTCCAAGAAGCAGTACCGGACTTTGCTCGGATCACGGCTGACGAGTTCGACCAAATCGATAGCGGGGAGATCGCGACGCCGAAGCCGGGAATTCGCCACCGATCGGCACTCTCCCGGTCGCTACAGCATAACCAGCCGCTGCAGGATCACGACCCAGAGAGCGACCAAATCCCGTACTACGAGGAGCTTGCGGGGATCGTCTCGAACGGAGGTGTCGATCGATGA